TTTTATGGATGCGGCGCTTGGCCGATACGGCAGCACAACTTACCTATTTGACAGTTTTTTATGAACGACCAGCAATTACTCCGCTATTCGCGCCACATCCTGCTGGACGATATCGATATCGCCGGCCAAGAAAAATTCCTGGCGGCGCATGCGCTCATCGTCGGCGCCGGCGGTCTCGGCTCGCCGGTGGCGATGTATCTGGCGTCGGCCGGCGTCGGCCGCATTACGCTGGTGGATAACGATACGGTCGACCTGACCAACCTGCAGCGGCAGATCCTGCATACCAGCGACCGCGTCGGCCAGGCCAAGGTCAGCTCCGGCAAGACCGCCATGGCGCAGATCAATCCGGAAATCGACATCATCGCCCTGCCTGAGCGCGCGGACCAGGCGCGCCTACAGCAGTTGATAAGCGATGCCGATGTGGTGATCGACTGCAGCGACAACTTCGCCACCCGGCAAGCCATCAACCGTGCCTGCGTCGCTTTGAAAGTACCGCTGGTGTCGGGCGCGGCGATCCAGTTCGACGGCCAGATCAGCGTCTTCGATGCGCGCTCCGAGACATCGCCCTGCTACGCCTGCCTGTTTCCGCCGGACCGCGAATTTGAAGAAGTCGCCTGCTCCACCATGGGGGTGTTTGCACCGCTGGTCGGCATCGTCGGCAGCATGCAGGCAGCCGAAGCGCTCAAGCTGATCGCCGGCATCGGCACCTCCCTGGCGGGTGTCCTGCTGATGCTTGATGCGCGCAGCATGGAATGGACCCGCATCGGCGTCGCCCGCGATGCCGGCTGCCCGGTTTGCGGCGCGCAACATCCCTGAGCACGCATTGCGCGGAACTGCCCGCGAATCGGCGTTTATGCAATCGCTAAGTTGATGATTAGTAATAATCCTCAGATTGCCGGTTTTTTCTTCCTGCAATTCATCCGCTGCTTTAAATTACGTCTTGTTATCGTGTCATCAAATGCCGCGATAAACATCACATAACTATAAGCAGGAGATAAAGCAATGAAGCGCAGACAGTTTTTGAAAGGCTCGGCATTTTTCACGGTAGTAGCTGCAACATCGGGAATACTCAGCGCTTGCGGCGGCAGCGCTGATATCGGCGGCGGCAGTCCGGGAATGTTTGCCTTTCCGCAGGGGATTGCCTCCGGCGATCCGAAGGATACCAGCGTCGTATTCTGGGGGCGGGTGGTGCGCAACAACAGCGTCATTGCCGACGCCGTCAATGTCCGCCTGGATGTCTCCACCAGGCAGGATTTCTCGACCTTCGCGGCGCAAGTCAACCTGAGCGCCAGCGCCGACTACGATTTCACGGTACGCGCCAAGGTCACGCAGCTCACTCCCGACACCGTCTATTACTACCGGTTTGCCGCCGGCAGCGACGTCAGCGTCACCGCCCAGACCAAGACCGCGCCGCTCGCCAGCAGCAGCAGCCAGGTGCGCTTTGCCTGGTTCACCTGCCAGGACTGGTCGGTCAACCACTGGCAGGCAATGTCCTTGCTGGCGCAGGAAAGCCTGGATTTCGTGGTGCACGTCGGCGACTACATCTATGAAACCGTGGGCGCCTCGTTCCAGACCGGCGGCGCAGAACCGGCGCACGGCACGATCAAGCTGCCAGACGGCCTGGCGCATCCGGGCGGCGGCATCTACGCCAATACGCTCAACGACTACCGCACCCTGTACCGCACCTACAAGACCGATGCGCGCCTGCAGAGCATTCATCATAAATTCCCGGTCATCGCGATCTGGGACGATCACGAATTTTCCGACGATTGCTGGCAAGACCATCAGGTCTACACCAATGAAAACAAGCAGCAGACCGCGCGCCGCCGCAGCGCCACCCAGGCCTGGGCGGAATATACGCCTATCGATTTCGGCGACCTCTCCTTCGACCTCAACAACAGCAGCTACCAGAACATCCGCATCTATCGCGATTTCCGCTTCGGCAAGCTGGTGCACCTGGTGATGACCGACGAGCGCCTGTACCGCGACGATCACATCGTCAGCGAGCAATCGGTGGCGCAGCAGCTGGGCCATGACCCAGTCAACGGCGACGACTCGATAGGTTCGCGCTACTTTGTGCCGCAGCCGCTCTTGCTGCAGATGGAAGCGCAGGAAAGCGCCAAGCTGGGACGGGCGCCGTCGATACTCGGCCCGACGCAAACGCAATGGTGGAAAGACACCCTGAAAAATTCGGATGCGACCTGGAAGGTATGGGGCAATGAAATCATGCTGAACCGCATGTGGGCCGACCTGACGCCGC
The sequence above is a segment of the Collimonas sp. PA-H2 genome. Coding sequences within it:
- a CDS encoding molybdopterin-synthase adenylyltransferase MoeB, whose protein sequence is MNDQQLLRYSRHILLDDIDIAGQEKFLAAHALIVGAGGLGSPVAMYLASAGVGRITLVDNDTVDLTNLQRQILHTSDRVGQAKVSSGKTAMAQINPEIDIIALPERADQARLQQLISDADVVIDCSDNFATRQAINRACVALKVPLVSGAAIQFDGQISVFDARSETSPCYACLFPPDREFEEVACSTMGVFAPLVGIVGSMQAAEALKLIAGIGTSLAGVLLMLDARSMEWTRIGVARDAGCPVCGAQHP
- a CDS encoding alkaline phosphatase, yielding MKRRQFLKGSAFFTVVAATSGILSACGGSADIGGGSPGMFAFPQGIASGDPKDTSVVFWGRVVRNNSVIADAVNVRLDVSTRQDFSTFAAQVNLSASADYDFTVRAKVTQLTPDTVYYYRFAAGSDVSVTAQTKTAPLASSSSQVRFAWFTCQDWSVNHWQAMSLLAQESLDFVVHVGDYIYETVGASFQTGGAEPAHGTIKLPDGLAHPGGGIYANTLNDYRTLYRTYKTDARLQSIHHKFPVIAIWDDHEFSDDCWQDHQVYTNENKQQTARRRSATQAWAEYTPIDFGDLSFDLNNSSYQNIRIYRDFRFGKLVHLVMTDERLYRDDHIVSEQSVAQQLGHDPVNGDDSIGSRYFVPQPLLLQMEAQESAKLGRAPSILGPTQTQWWKDTLKNSDATWKVWGNEIMLNRMWADLTPPALGIPPPYNQLYVINCDSWDGFPSHKAELLSYLHTQNIQNVVAITGDLHAFQCGVVRANPGDLNSPPVLVDFLTAGISSQSFYNYIKSGAAVVNPLLGALVQTPQVFDSLLKHFNPDFAYVDHDAQGYATATITSDSMVVVFNKVKPLASDGSAPAQPLLKRTRMTLAKGSTTPLIEDNI